Proteins from a genomic interval of Rhodococcoides fascians A25f:
- a CDS encoding DUF559 domain-containing protein, producing the protein MSRSTITRRTASGQLIRVLPGIYATDKPDYLDLCTAVTLWKPGAVLSHLTAAWAWGLLEEEPPTVAATVLPSTRQRAPEWVKIHRRRLPESAVCQGLPVVTLAQVFVDVAAILTGAELERFFDTAIARPELRRRIASTCEKSRGMAGMKTVRRQLRLCCLQTRSEAERVVARALSAHNFFMEINARVGPYFGDLVDFRARVIVEIDGREFHTSSQAFDSDRRRQNVFVLEGWLVLRYSAVQALGDTRRVVDEIIEVVRRRRRSIDADGRTLPRT; encoded by the coding sequence ATGAGTCGCAGCACCATCACTCGTAGAACTGCGTCGGGGCAGCTGATTCGAGTGTTGCCCGGAATCTATGCGACGGACAAGCCGGACTACCTCGATCTGTGCACGGCGGTAACGCTGTGGAAGCCGGGCGCAGTACTCAGTCATCTGACTGCGGCCTGGGCGTGGGGATTGCTGGAGGAAGAGCCGCCCACCGTCGCGGCGACGGTGCTGCCGTCGACCCGGCAGCGCGCACCGGAGTGGGTGAAGATCCATCGCCGACGCCTCCCCGAATCGGCTGTGTGCCAGGGGCTTCCGGTGGTGACGCTGGCCCAGGTGTTCGTCGACGTCGCGGCGATTTTGACCGGTGCGGAATTGGAGCGGTTCTTCGACACGGCCATCGCGCGGCCGGAGTTGCGCCGTCGCATCGCGTCGACGTGTGAGAAGTCCCGCGGAATGGCCGGGATGAAGACCGTCCGAAGACAACTGCGCCTCTGTTGCCTCCAGACCCGATCCGAGGCCGAGCGCGTGGTGGCACGGGCTCTGTCTGCACACAACTTCTTCATGGAGATCAATGCCCGGGTGGGACCCTACTTCGGTGACCTCGTCGACTTCAGGGCGCGGGTGATCGTGGAGATCGACGGGCGTGAATTTCACACCTCGAGCCAGGCATTCGACAGCGATCGCAGACGACAGAACGTTTTTGTGCTGGAGGGCTGGTTGGTGTTGCGCTACTCGGCGGTGCAGGCGCTGGGTGATACGCGACGCGTGGTCGACGAAATCATCGAGGTGGTCAGGCGTCGTCGACGGTCGATCGATGCGGACGGTCGTACGTTGCCGAGGACCTGA
- a CDS encoding DUF4012 domain-containing protein yields the protein MSNDNDDPHGDSRSSRGRSRHRRPKKTSRRILGGFGLLVVVALGLGAWLAYTANAAYTNLNQASEYAQAAKTALLAGDTSKAEDSVDDAVRTSTRAKDATDSLIWTAAAAIPYVGQPLDVVSRIADVVNGLTVDVLTPAVAVGTALDPSQLRGPDRAIDIGALRDASPALSRAAAAAAELDVQSQAIGEPAFIAQISDARTRLQDRTHELNSLLANTDIAAKVLPAMLGADGPRSYFMAFQTLSESRGTGGLIGGFGIVRAVDGTVTVDSLASNAELRIPYDPIDLGPDFFNAYETRFQPTQNWQNSNVSPHFPYSGRIWQSMWQQETGERVDGALATDPVALGYILDVVGPITMSDGEVIDGSNVVRVTQSDAYFRFENDNSARKAYLQDIAARVVAKMQGNIASPRALLEALGKAAGEGHIAVWSADAALQSILGPTKIGHEVPDSPDPYAALVVNNGAGGKLDYYLQRKVTYSAQTCDGATRTTHVVAELTNNAPLQDYTTYIAGRQNDSTRYDGPPGTNRSVVALYATQGATLTNATINGTPLFLLTAAERGHPVFYVPVVIEPGRTKTIEYNLVEPNVAGKASAPVQPQSVPVPTEVDFPDCS from the coding sequence GGTCGTCGTCGCTCTCGGCCTCGGTGCGTGGTTGGCTTACACGGCCAACGCCGCGTACACCAATTTGAACCAGGCCAGCGAATACGCCCAGGCAGCGAAAACTGCACTGCTGGCGGGAGATACGAGCAAGGCCGAGGACTCCGTCGACGATGCGGTGCGGACCTCGACCCGCGCGAAGGACGCCACCGACTCACTGATCTGGACTGCTGCTGCGGCAATTCCCTATGTGGGGCAACCGCTGGACGTCGTTTCTCGAATTGCCGACGTCGTCAACGGTCTGACCGTCGACGTGCTGACGCCGGCGGTCGCGGTGGGCACCGCTCTCGACCCGAGTCAGCTGCGCGGACCCGACCGGGCCATCGACATCGGTGCTCTGCGCGACGCCTCGCCGGCGTTGTCTCGGGCCGCCGCCGCGGCCGCCGAGCTCGATGTGCAGTCGCAGGCGATCGGGGAACCGGCGTTCATCGCGCAAATCTCCGACGCTCGGACTCGGCTGCAGGATCGGACGCACGAGCTGAACTCCCTGTTGGCGAACACCGACATCGCGGCCAAGGTACTCCCGGCGATGCTCGGGGCGGACGGCCCGCGCAGTTACTTCATGGCTTTTCAGACACTGTCGGAATCCCGAGGAACCGGCGGACTGATCGGCGGATTCGGGATCGTGCGTGCCGTCGACGGCACGGTGACGGTCGATTCGCTCGCCAGCAATGCCGAACTCCGGATTCCCTACGACCCGATCGATCTCGGTCCGGACTTCTTCAACGCCTACGAGACTCGCTTCCAACCGACACAGAATTGGCAGAACAGCAACGTCAGCCCGCACTTCCCGTATTCCGGGCGGATCTGGCAGTCGATGTGGCAGCAGGAGACCGGCGAGCGTGTCGACGGGGCGCTGGCAACCGACCCGGTTGCGCTCGGGTACATCCTCGATGTCGTCGGCCCGATCACGATGAGCGACGGTGAAGTGATCGATGGATCCAACGTCGTACGAGTCACGCAGTCCGACGCCTACTTCCGCTTCGAGAACGACAACTCCGCACGCAAGGCGTATCTCCAGGACATCGCCGCCAGGGTCGTCGCGAAGATGCAGGGCAACATCGCGTCGCCGCGCGCTCTTCTCGAAGCACTCGGAAAAGCGGCCGGCGAAGGCCACATCGCCGTATGGAGCGCGGACGCGGCACTGCAATCGATTCTGGGTCCCACCAAGATCGGCCACGAAGTACCGGACAGCCCCGACCCGTACGCCGCACTGGTGGTGAACAACGGTGCGGGCGGCAAGCTCGACTACTACTTACAGCGCAAGGTCACTTACTCCGCGCAGACCTGTGACGGCGCGACGCGGACCACCCACGTGGTCGCCGAGCTCACCAACAATGCGCCCCTGCAGGACTACACCACGTATATCGCAGGTAGACAGAACGATTCGACTCGATACGACGGGCCGCCGGGAACCAACCGCTCGGTGGTGGCGCTGTACGCAACGCAGGGTGCAACGTTGACGAACGCGACGATCAACGGCACACCCCTGTTCTTGCTGACCGCCGCCGAACGCGGCCACCCGGTGTTCTACGTTCCGGTCGTCATCGAACCGGGTAGGACCAAGACCATCGAGTACAACCTCGTCGAACCGAACGTAGCCGGCAAGGCTTCGGCACCGGTTCAGCCGCAATCGGTTCCGGTACCGACCGAGGTGGATTTCCCTGACTGCTCGTGA